The Manis pentadactyla isolate mManPen7 chromosome 12, mManPen7.hap1, whole genome shotgun sequence genome contains the following window.
cctgggcgCCCCCTCTGCTTTGCACCTCCATCACACGCGGCCCCGCttcctggaggctgggcgcccTCGCATGGTGGCTCTCCTGGGGCCCGGTGGGGGGGGAACACGTGCTCACACACACCTGCCTGCGCCCCCTGGGAGGCCTTCTTCCTCCACGTCCTGAGGCTGCTTCTGGAGAGGGAGTGAGCGCCCTGTCCCCGGAGGTGACCGAGCCATCGCGGGCATTTCAGTGCTTCTAGGAAGCAGGAGAGTCAGAGCAGGGCTGACCGGGCTCCTTTGGGCGCAGTGGGATTGTAGGGACCACAGGCCCAGGGCCTGGCGGAGTGACAGCTGACATTACTGCCGCCGCCGCGGCTGGAACGAGCTGGGGAGGCCGGAAACCAGGAGGCAGTGAGGATCCCCTGGGGGCCGCGGGCTAGGCTGCGACCGCATCAGGAAGGGAGACGGCAGCGAGAGGCCCGGGGTCCCCTTCGGGGTCaggcaggaggcagaggtggAAGTTTGCTTCTCCCTGGGGTCCCCACGCCTGTTAGACCCTCCCCAGCCAGCGCAGAGGCCAGGTGACTCGCTTGTTCCCTTGCGCGGTGCACGACCCGCCCAACGGTGTCTGGAGGTGGGGGTGTTAGGCTGTGTACAGACATGGAATTAAAGAACATTCGTTCGTTAATTGGACAAGCGCTTATTGAGCACCTGGGGTGTGCCAGGCGTGAGGGTCGCAGCCTGGGGGGGGGCCAACGTGCTGATGGGGTGGCGCCTATGCAATTAACTTCAGAAGACAAGGTGGCGCGTGGGAAGCTGGGCGGGGGCGATTCCAATCCGAGGACTTGGGGAGCCCAAGGACCCAACTACAGGTGTTAGGGGAGGGCCCCCCGGGGAGGGGCATGGCAGCGCCAAGGCCCGGGGGCAGCACCGGCCTGGTTTGGGAGGGGCAGCCAGAGGCTGATGGGGTGGGACGAGCTCGGTGAGAGAAGTCGACGGGGCGCGGGAGCAGGTCGTGGGCCTTGACCCCCGGGACGCGGGGCCGGAGGCCGCGGGCGCAGCAGGGACTTGGGCCCGGGGCTCACATGCGCCCTCTGGCGGCCGCGGGGAGGACGGACGTGGGCGGTGCCGGGAAACGCGCGCGGAGGGGCCGCTGGTCCAGGGGGGTCAGTGCGGGGTGGAGGCGAATGGGGGCGGGGAGAGGGGGATGGAGAGGGCAGTGGGCAGGGGTCGGGTTAGAGGGTGGGGACCCTGGCCCAAGAGGGtcagtgggggctgggggtggggagagggtggaggcgggagatggggagggtggtggggggCAATGGGGGGAGGCAGGGCCCAGGGGAGGGGATAGGGGGAAGGTGGTGGGGTGAATGTCCGTCCCGCCCAGGGGCGCAGTTGGGGAGAAGCGGGCAGCTACTGGTGTTCTGAAGGCGAGGCCCCCCAGGACTTTCAGATGGACAGACTGGGGGTGGAAGACAGAGAAAATCGACTCTGTCCCTGTGATAAATGGGAAGACAGGGTAGGCTGGTGCAGGGGGCAGACTGGAGATCTCAGACATGCTGCTTTGGGGGCCCCGGTGGGACCCCAGGGGGAGCAGGGGTGGGATACAGGACTTCAGGGAGAGGTCTCTGTGGTCTCCCTGCAGGGTTTTGTGGGAATGAGGTCTAAAGGGCAGGGCAAGATGCTGGGTGACATCCGTTCATTTCAAGAGGGAAAATTCTTCAGTCCTGTTGAGGCAGGGAGGTTAAGTTCAATAGTCCAGGAAGAGGCGTGGAGCACAGACTCCAGGGCCCGGGGGCCAGGGGTCAGGGACCCTGCGGGGAGAAAGCCAGCTGCCAAGCGGTCACACCACGGTGACTGTGGGCAAGGCTGGGCCGGTGACTGCTGCCCTGAGGGGGCCGGACGTCCTGAGCTTTGCAGACGGGGCGGGATGGCCAGGAGGGAGTCCAGGGCTGAGCACAGAGCCGCAGAGGGCCGCTGGGTGGGGGCCGCGGCCAGGGACCCCCGCTGCTTGGCTCTTGCTGCCGGCTCCCCATCCCTGGCTTGGCTGCCTCCTGGGGCACGTGGGCAGGCGGTCGTGGTGTAACCCGCGCCTCTCGTGCCAGCCATGTATTCGGTCGAGATCacggtggagaaggacaaggtgACCGGGGAGACCCGGGTGCTGGCCAGCACCACCTCGCTGCCCCGGGGGCCGCTCCCCCAGGGCATCAAGGTCTACGAGGACGAGACCAAAGGTACGCGACCCCCGCCCCGACCCTGCCTGGCCCCCTTCCCAGGCCTGAGCCAGATCAGACAACCTGATTGGACACAACGCTGTCCTGTTTGGGTCCCGGGGCCCATGCCCCGCTGCCCGCTGCTGGCTCCCAAGCCCTTCAGTCCGGAACCTGCAGCCCACCCTTCGTTCACTCCAGGCACCTGCCCTGGAGCCTGGGCTGAGCACCAGGTGCCAGGCTGGTCTCTGGGAGTCCCATGTGGGACTCTGCTCTGTCTGGGGCAGCTCACGAATGATGTAAATAAGACGGTGTGACACAGGGGACAAAATCCCCAGAGACACAGAGGGGGCTGCAGGAGGGTCTAACAGGGTGGGGACGGGGCCAGGGGAGGCTCCCCAGGAGGCCAGCAAGAGTTCTTGGAGGCTCAGCAATGGGGAAACGGTGCACCGGCAGAGGCCACCgtacatgcaaaggccctgaggcaggatggAGTTTGCTGGAGCTGGTGGGCTGATGTGGAATGAAGGGGACTCTGGGTGAGGCCTTGGTGGGGTGAACAGGGGCACGGTGATGAGATCCCATTTGGCTTTTAGGGTTCCCTGTGGTACTGGGAGGGGAACAGGGTGGGGGAGATTACTGGGAAGGGGacagcctctcctctcctcccgccctccctctctccctccctctctctctctcaatatgattcacataccataaaactcaCTAAAGGAGAACTTTCAAATAAACTGTGCCATCCATCAGTATTTAGCCTATTTCATAAACATTTTGGATTTAACCTTGTGTTTTCTGTCAGCATGGCCCACGGGATAGCGTGCATATATCCTGGGCAGAGGACATTCTAGGCACTATTTACTATGATGATGCAAAAAGGAAACAGCACTTTAGTATACAAGGTATCTTTTAAGAAGGCATTAAAAAAGTACATTCGCCTATTAGTGGGTCTGAAAATGCTGCCCCTGCAAGAAATGGTGTTGGGGGTGAAAGGATCCAGAACACCCACACGATTCAGGGTACAGTTCAGGGGGTTTGGGTACATCTGCCATGGTGTATATACCACGCCCTTTCTGTTGCTGGAACATTTTCTTCCCTAAATAGAAACCCTGGTGACTCTACACCTCCTGTCCAGCCTGACACCCACAAGCCCACTCTTTGTGGATTCGCCTGTTGTGGACATTTCACAAAAATGGGGTCGCACACTGTGTGGCCTTGTGTGTCTGGTGTCTCACTCAGCACTGTGTGTTCAGGGCCTGTCCACGCGTAGCGCATGTCAGGGCATCACTCCTTTCGCGGCTGCATGGTGTTCTCGTTGTGTATCTAGCCGGCAGTTGACGGACCCTTTGGTTTTGTGCTGCtgaacaagtttttgtgtgggtgtatgttttcatttcttttgagtgATACCCAGAAGGGTCACATGGGGACCCTATGTCTAACTTTTTGAGGACCCGCTGGGGTGTTTTCTACATCGGCTGCCCCATTTCACATCCCACTGCAGTGCACGGGGACTCAATTGTTCCATGTCTTCAGCAAAACTTGTAATGGTCCTTTTATTtggtattattgttattatagctgtcctagtgggtgtgaaatgctatctcactgtggttttgactcCCAAAGCTTCACATTCTTAGAGGTTGTTCAGGCTTCTGAGGCATCGAGGATGCTGTCCAGGGGGGCCCTGTTGCAGCCCAGCTCCGCCTAGGTTTGGGGGTATAGACCCAGTTGGAATCCCAGCCCCAGGTTCCAACTGCATGGCCCTGGGCAAGTCCCAGCTGCCTTGTCTCCAGGACAAGAATGACTTCATGGGGCCAAGGGGCAGAGGAGATGCCGGTGTTCACAGAAACTCCTCACCTTGGCCTCTCAGCGCAGCCTGGCCCAGCCCTGGGGATCCAGGACCTGTCCGACTGGACTCCGGTTGCTTAGCAATGGGAAGGTGATCCATTTCCATGGCAGCCAAGGGCTCCGATTCCTATCTTGGGGTAGTGGACAATGGGGAATATTTGGCTTGATTCTGTGTGACCTGGGTGCACCACCCCCAATCCCAAGTCTCCAGCCCAAGGCCTTGAAGTATGGACTCTGCTCCCCAGGGTTTTGGAAACTGAAAGTGgagaggatttttttcttctggtgaGGAGCCAGGATCTGGAGCCCCGACCCTTGGCCCAGGAGGAGGATGTCCCTAGGGTGCCTGGTGTGTTCCTTTCCCATCCCCCAGCAGCCAGGCATGTGTGTTTCTAGGACTTTGCTGGGGTGGACTCCAGCCTTTAGAGACTGCAACCAGCTCAGAAAATGACAGATCAGAGAGACACAGATGAGGGAAGTTGGCTAGATTTGGAAAATCGATTTAACCAGATTGCTTGCACATATAAACCTCTGCCCAATGgagaatgcacattcttttcaaatacagGTTGAGCAGTTTCAGAAACTGACCATGCCCTGGGCTGCAGAGGCAGTTGTCAGGACTGTCATAAAGCTTATCTCTCACTCTGTGTTCCTGAGCCACTGTCTGCTACTCCCCAAAATCTAGAAACATCCTTGTAAGTAAGTGTTGGCTTTGAGGCAGGCAATCAGTCAAAACGGAAATTATAAACTATTTACCCTTGACACAGAATGACATAATCTAATCCAGGGGATGCAGCCAAAGCAGGACTCAGAGGAAAATGCAGAGCCTTCAGGACATTTCTAAGAAAATAGGAAACACTGGGTGAATGGACTAAATGTTAATTCAAGATCAACCACATAAACCCAAGGGAGGAGGAAATCAGGGCCTCTGCAACTCCTCACGTAAGGGAAACACTCTTGGGCTGGAAGAGAGAGCACAGCACAGCCCTGGGTGGCTGTGTGACGTTGGGCTAGTTACTTCCCTACTCTGAACTCCATCATCTTTGCAATGGAAATAAACACACCTACCAGGGAATATGGAAATGCTGCAGCATGCAAGACAATAAGATCCCATTTCGATTCATTCCAGTCTTTCTCGGTTCCTAACAAGCACTTTTGTGCTTATGCATTTTCCTCTGAGTACCTATTTGGCTGTGTCCACAGATCCCAAAACAGAGCTTTGAGAGAGTCAGTTGGTTCTCAATGGGCAGTTAGGGTTATGATTTCCTTTTTAGCCCAGAGTGGGGCTCACAGCCTTGCCAGACCTTCCCTCTTTTCTGGGAACCAGCTCATTCTCTCTCTGTTTCCCCTGCCAGTGGTCCACGCCGTGGATGGCACGATGGAGAACGGGATCCAACCCCTGAGCTCCTCCGAGGTGGACGAACTCATCCACAAGGCAGACGAGGTCACGCTGAGCGAGGCGGGGTCCGCAGCCAGGGCAGTGGAGACCCGGGGGGTGCCTAAGGAGGCCGTGCGGACCACTCCTTCCAGGCGGGAGATCACGGGAGTGCAGGCACAGCCGGGTGAGGCCACGTCGGGCCCGCCGGGCATCCAGCCTGGCCAGGAGCCCCCGGTCACCATGATCTTCATGGGCTACCAGAACGTGGAGGACGAGGCTGAGAGCCAGAAGGTGCTGGGGCTGCAGGACACCATCACGGCAGAGCTGCTGGTCATCGAGGACGCGGCTGAGCCCAAGGAGCCGGCCCCACCCAACGGCAATGCGGCGGAGCCCCCCGCCACAGCGGGCTCCAGGGAAGAGAACCAGGTGGGGCCCGAGGTTTCCTCCAGCGACCCCCAGGACCTCGACATGAAGAAACAGCGCTGTAAATGCTGCTCGATCATGTGAGGCGCCCGGCCCCCCAGACCCTGGCCCTGCCCTCCGTACCAGACACCCACCAGCCCGGCCCCCTGGCGCCTGCCCACCCTCCACCCACCATCACAGGCCCCAGGACACGTCATGTTACCACAGGGTCACTGAGAAGAGAGGGACAGGGGTCCCCCCCACCCACCACTGCCCTGACACACCCCAAGTGTGGGCCTACGCCTGGTCGGAGACAGACACACCCAGACCCGCTCTTCCTGAATGAGGGACACCCCCCACCGTGTCCCGGTAGTTCCACAGATGTGGCTGCAGCCCACAGTGGCCCTGACTGGGGTGACCGGGGTGCATGTAGCCTCAGGCCGGCCCGCCACCCCCTGTGCCTTCCTGCCGCCTCCAATGAGGTCCCTGAGGGGACAGCCTGCCATCCCCTCTGGAGAGGGATCCCGGGAGCCGGGGGGTCCCAGGAGCCCGCTTGGCCCCTGCTTGGCCCCCAAAGGCGAGGCTCCCCATCAAGGTGGTTGGTGTGAGGCCGTGCCTCTCTGGGGAGCCCTGGCCACAGACCAGGCTCCAGGTCTGGGAGTGGAGCACGGCCCCCCTGGACACCCCACGCCTGACGTGTCCCTGCCCCCATGCTCTCCTGGGGCGTGGCCGGTGGatgagggagcctggggaggggaAGCCCAGGGGGCACGGCCTCCACTCAGCTGCGGTTGGTGGTCCTTTGCTGTCTCCTGGGCGGGGCGGGCCGGGGGTCTTTGAGTTGCCCCTGCCCAAGGCAGGGCCTCGGGGGCTGCTTCTGGTCCTGACTCCCACCCCCCTGGCTCCCCTTCCTCCTGGTGCTAATTTGGGGACCCTGGGGGCTGCCCCCGGCCCCTTACGCAGCCTGCTTGGACCAGGGTGCTGGGTGTCCCCACCGTACCCCAGGGATCAGACCATTGTGCTGGGCTTGGCACACCCTGGGAAGTGGGGGGCACACAGTCGGCGGCCAGGAGCTTTCCTTGGGCTGCAGCAGGAAACCCCCTCCCACTTCCCACCCAGCCCACCATGAGCCTGCCCCGCTCACTGtgagggtgaggggtgagggCCCCCTCCTGGGGGCGGCTGATGCCTGGTGTGCCGAGGGGCATCTGTGTGCACCCCTTGGACCCTCTCACGGGTGGGCTGTGGGCCGCCAGGCCCCCTCTCGGCCCCTCCCCTGGGGCTCGGCCCTGccccctggcgggaggagaggccCCCCCTGAGGTGACCCTGGCTGTGGGAACCCCTTCCTCCTCGCTGCAGTGCCCCTGTGCCCCCCTGCTTTCTGTGTGACGAGGCCCACGTTCCTGACCTTTCCAGAGAAGCGAATAAACAGTGTGAGCAGCCCGGGTCCTGGAGTTCTTGCATTTcacctgggcagggagggcacgGCCAGGCCCGGGGGTGGGGCCTGCCAGGGCTGCCGAGTTATAAAGGGAGGCCCCAGGAGCGGGCTTCTCCCGTCGGCGTCCCCCGGGCACCTCTCCAGCTCGCCCTAGTGCGACGGGTGGGGGCGCCACTGAGGCCCCTCCTGCGTCTGTGTGCACCTGAGCAGCCCCTGGGCGGGTAAGGCCTGGAGGCGAGGGGGCAGGACTGGCTTTCTCTTTCCCTGGGGTGCCCTCGTGTTCTGTGCCCCGCCCACCCAGCCTTTGGCTGGGAGACTCAGCCCCCGCCCTGCCCAGATAGAAGGGGCCCCACGGATAGCCTCAGCCCCCGGGAAACAGATGGGGCACAGCGGAGGGCATGTCTGTGGGGGCGGCCCTCTTCACTTCCACCTCACAGTGTGAGCTTGGGGCAGTTCCGCTGCtttgggcctcggtttccccatagAAGCAGTATAAGGTGCAGTGCATGAGATGGGGGGGCTCAGGGTCAAGTCACGCTGTCCCCCCTTTGTCAGGTCACAAAGCTTCCTGTGACTCAGTTCCCACATCTGCAGGACAGGGATGAAGGGACTTCTCGGGGTGTCGGCGGGGAACAGCGAGGCCATGCACCCCAGGTTTTGGTGGTCTGGGCATATGTAGCACACTCAAGCTGTAATTCTCGGCCGGACCCTTTGTCCCAACCTGTCCTTAAATCCTCCCATCCTGGGCAGGCTGTGAGCCCGTTTGATGGAAGAAGAGACTAAGGTTCAGAAAGGGCCCCACGGACAGCCAGGGCCCGTTCAAGGCCGAGCCCAGTCCCGTGTTCCCTCCAAAGAGACTGACTGAGGGGCCCCGTGGCCCAACTGCTCCACAGACTGTGGGCTCCCTTGGCCCTGGCAGGTTCCTGTCGCCTTGACCAGCAAGCAGGCTGGACGCACCTGGGCGCCTGGGAGGGCCCGCCGCCCAATTCAAGGTGCAGTTCCTCCATCTGTCCATGGACCGGGCCTTGCCCATCTGCCAATGATCTCTGGTGCTTTCGGCCTCCCCGTCCAGTACTCTCTGCAGGGACGGACAGGGGGAGTTTCCAAGCCGTGtgacatccccatttcacagatgaaggaatGGGCTCAAAGAGGTCAagtggatttgaacccaggaccgGCTGAAAGCCCCCAGGACTAGCAAGCCGGGCTGCCCCAGAAGGGGCCTCTCTGGGGGGAGGAGCCCCGCGGGGTGGGCTGAGCCAGTGGCTCAGGTGGGCTTGGGACTTGGACCCTCCCTCCCCCCAACCGAGAAGCCGGCAGCTGGTTCATGGgcctgctgtgtgaccctgggcaagtgacACCCCCTCTCTGAGTGGTGCTGAGAGATGGCGGGAGAGCCAGACAgcagctggagggagggaggggtcagGGTGAGTTCTGGCTCCACAGGCTGGAGCCATGGGGCCCAGGGCAGTGCACAGCGGGCATGGTGCCCACCCTCTGCCCGGCATCATCTTTCTCCTGCCTCCTCTGGACTTTGTGTCCCAAgcctgggtggggcctgggggaggTAGTGCACCTGCTCCCCCAGGGTGGGGCCCTGCGCCCTGGCAACCTGTGGGCAGGGCGTCACCTGGGGGCCTCTGGCTCCCGACAGTCAGAGCCAGCTGGTAGGCTGCAGGAGGCTGGGAGCCGACAGGTAAGGCTGAGGGTGCGCGAGCAGAGTCGGCAGAGGCACAAAGCTTGGGCAGGGTGCGGGTCCTGCACGGGGTGGGGGCTGTTTTTGTCTTGGGGGTTCATGTGCCAGTTGGCACAGTCTGCTCACCTATGGGGCCCATGGGATACAGGGAGGCCCTccgcccctacccccaccccatctcCCTCTGGGCCCAGCTGGGGTCTTGGGCTGGTGGGGGCCTCCCCCTGCTCTGCACCCCTATGGTGGCTCTGTGCTTCTTACTAGCCCCCACCCAGGGGAGCAGAGGCCCTATCCCTGGACTTGCTGGGACCTCAGCCTTCCCCCAGGGCCTCAGGCCCCCAAGTCCAAGAGCCAGGAGCCCTGACCGCTGAGGGAGGCGCCTGATCGGTATCCCCCATGGCCACAGGCCAGAGGGGCTCCCATTGGCTCTGGGAATTCTGAGGCTCCTGTGGGAACACTTAGCACCCGCCAGAGTTTGCTGGGGAGGCCTTGAGCAGCACACAACACCTCCCAGACTCCAGGGTCTGGCTGGGGCACacgggcagtggggtgggggtgtcagCTGAGAGACTCTATCCAGCCTTGGGGTGGGGGGTCATGTCTCATGGGGCTGGGGCAGAGACATGGCCCAGAGTGTCCGGGTGTCTCAGAGTGCTGGGGGCTCCCAGCCAGGGCCCACGCCCTTGGTGTGACCTTGCCCTGTGGGAGCCTTGGGCCCCACCACTGGACCTTTTCCCCGAGTGCAGGAGGCCAGTTGCAGTGATGGGAAAGCAGGTATGTGGCACCAGGAACCATAAACCCAGTTTGAGGCTGGTATTGACCTAGTACAGGGCGGGGCTGAGGAGGTGCCATCTAGgggagacttcctggaggaggaggtgaCCAGCTGGAAGGAAGGACTTGGGCTCCTGGACCTGTTCTgccactggctgtgtgactctggCCAAGCAacctcctctctgggccttggttccttcctctgtcagctgggagagaggATGGTGGTACGTCACAGAATCTTAGGAGTAGGTGGGCTGGCGTGAGGTGCTCAGGGCGAGAGGAGCTTTGCGCTTGTTTTTGCGCATGTGCACAGAGCCTGTGAAGCTGTTCGGGGGGCGATCTTCTGCCCCGGGATTCCTCACTCCAGGCGCCCGGTGTAGGTCCCCCTTGGGAGCAGCACGATCCCGATTTGCAAGTTGGAACACCTGCTCCGGAGTCACCCTGAGATCAGTGGTGCATCCAGTTTGCTAAGATCATCAGCCACCACGAAAACATTTATCTAGCACCTACTGCACACCAGGCACAAGGCCCTGCATGTGTACGGGAGCCCTTTGGGGCCGAGTCGTGGGCTCTGGATTCCACCTCCCATCTCAGAGGAGAACTGAGACTTGCCTAAAGACACAAGGGAGTGGGGCACGGGGGCCTTGACCCCAGACGCCAGAGCCGCCCGAATCCCACCCCTCCGGCTCCTGTGAATCACCCTGGAGGAATGGGCTGAGGAGGAAGTGgatcctcccacccaccctcactcGGCCCTTCCGGGAGAATGACACCCTCCGGGCAGGTGGCCCTTTTCTCAAAGTGGCTTATAAATCATGCTGGGTGAACGTATGGTTGCTCACTCAGAAAACATACCTGCGACACTCCTGCCATGCCTGCTCCCCCCCCCAACAGGGAGCCCAGGGTGTGGGGACAGGGACCCAGACCTGCCCAGCCCTCAGGGTCAGCACTGGGCCAGAGGGTGAGCTCCTGGCTGGAGGGGAGCCCCACAGGGGCAGCCAGGTCAGTGGCTAAAATGAACCTGACCCCATGTCCTGACACCTGGGGCAGCTGATGTCTGCAGAGATTATGCTTTGTTGGGTCAGCCTTTATTAGGCACCTGCTGTATACCACCATCTGGGTGCAGGGGGGATGTTCTCCTAGGGCCACAGGCAGAGCATGTCCTGGGCTGGCAGCTTCAGCCGGGAGAGGACAGGCCTTAAGTAAGCTGATCCCCCTTTTCAAAGACGTGTCCACCGCCAGCGACTTTCAAGGATAAAGTTCAGTGGGGCTGTTTGGTCACTGGGGCGGCGGTCAGCCCGGTTGGCTGGGAGTTACTACCCAGGCCTGCTTGTTTGAAATGTTGTTCTCTTAATTATGGTTTCAGTATTTGATGTACATAATGAGCTAGTTGCACACTGTTCCCCTTGGGTTGTCTGATAACACTTCCCAGTTCAGGGAGGGGCTGCGCTTTCCTTTTTAGAACTACACTTAGCTTGACAAGCAAGTTGGCGTAAAGGCAGCGGACATATATGGTAGCTCTGCTGGGACGGGGGTCTGAGGCCGAGGACAAGGACCATTTGAGCAGCCACTCTTTCCTTCCTCAGCTGTTAAAAGGCAACACCTAACACTCGGGTGATGGGCCCGGCACACAGGAGATACTTGGATGACGGGCTCAGCCCAgggggctccctggaggaggtgtCCTGGGGGCTGCAGCTATTGAAAGCATGAAGGGTCCAGGCAGAAGGAGCTGAAGGAGGAGGGGGTTTGGGTTTGGAGTTGGGCACCTGAGGAGTTTGGGGGTTTGTGCTGAGGCCAGATGGGAGCTTTGAGTGCCCAGGGCAGGCCGGAAGAACCGCACCGGGAGCCGTGGAGGTTTGAGAGCAGGTGCAGGACCTTCAGGGAGGAGGCTCCCGGAGCTGTGCTCAGTGGAAACTCAAgcatgtggggggtgggggctctgGGGCTCTGGGGCACTGGGTCAGGGTGTGACCCAGAGACTCTGTGGCCGCACCCTGCCCAGCAGGGCAAGGTCCAAGATGTTGCCTAGCCTTTCTGGCACCGAGGTAGGAGGCCGTCTGGGATGGGACGAGCTGTCCCACGGGGTGGGTGCAGGGGAGAGGTCCAGGATGTGGGAGCCAGGAGACTGGAGTCTCTGCCAGTCACCGCTCCGCTCTGGGCTGTGGTTTCCCCGCGGTGGGGCCATCTGT
Protein-coding sequences here:
- the PALM gene encoding paralemmin-1 isoform X1, whose amino-acid sequence is MEVLVAETTSQQERLQVIAEKRRRQAEMESKRRQLEDDRRLLQHLKSKALRERWLLEGTPSSASEGDGDMRRQMREDEQKARVLEESISRLEKEIEVLENADALPTTSKEDTAAPSPAHTPARTPTPSPAKEDEKAAVLLSSQQTLVGTPKEKRVSSTPLRTVECSTVMKAAMYSVEITVEKDKVTGETRVLASTTSLPRGPLPQGIKVYEDETKVVHAVDGTMENGIQPLSSSEVDELIHKADEVTLSEAGSAARAVETRGVPKEAVRTTPSRREITGVQAQPGEATSGPPGIQPGQEPPVTMIFMGYQNVEDEAESQKVLGLQDTITAELLVIEDAAEPKEPAPPNGNAAEPPATAGSREENQVGPEVSSSDPQDLDMKKQRCKCCSIM
- the PALM gene encoding paralemmin-1 isoform X3 → MRRQMREDEQKARVLEESISRLEKEIEVLENADALPTTSKEDTAAPSPAHTPARTPTPSPAKEDEKAAVLLSSQQTLVGTPKEKRVSSTPLRTVECSTVMKAAMYSVEITVEKDKVTGETRVLASTTSLPRGPLPQGIKVYEDETKVVHAVDGTMENGIQPLSSSEVDELIHKADEVTLSEAGSAARAVETRGVPKEAVRTTPSRREITGVQAQPGEATSGPPGIQPGQEPPVTMIFMGYQNVEDEAESQKVLGLQDTITAELLVIEDAAEPKEPAPPNGNAAEPPATAGSREENQVGPEVSSSDPQDLDMKKQRCKCCSIM
- the PALM gene encoding paralemmin-1 isoform X2, which codes for MEVLVAETTSQQERLQVIAEKRRRQAEMESKRRQLEDDRRLLQHLKSKALRERWLLEGTPSSASEGDGDMRRQMREDEQKARVLEESISRLEKEIEVLENADALPTTSKEDTAAPSPAHTPARTPTPSPAKEDEKAAVLLSSQQTLVGTPKEKRVSSTPLRTVECSTVMKAVVHAVDGTMENGIQPLSSSEVDELIHKADEVTLSEAGSAARAVETRGVPKEAVRTTPSRREITGVQAQPGEATSGPPGIQPGQEPPVTMIFMGYQNVEDEAESQKVLGLQDTITAELLVIEDAAEPKEPAPPNGNAAEPPATAGSREENQVGPEVSSSDPQDLDMKKQRCKCCSIM